The genomic window TGAAGCTCAGGCAATCGACGTCGCGATGGCGGCCGAGCGCCTGTCCGGATGTCTCGCCATAGCCTGGCAGGACATTTATCACACCATCGGGGATGCCGGCCTCTGCCGCAAGGGCGGCAAGCCTGAGGGCCGTGAGCGGCGTCTGCTCGGCCGGCTTGATCACGATGGAGTTGCCGCCAGCAAGCACCGGACCGATCTTCACCGCGGTAATCGCGAGGGGGAAGTTCCAGGGGATGACAGCGCCGACGACGCCGATGGGCTCGCGAACCACCATCGAGACGATATCGGCGGAGGTGGGCGAAACGGCGTCATAAATCTTGTCTATCGCCTCGGCATGCCAGCGCAGCGTGGCAATCGCGTCCGGCACGTCGGCATTGAGCGCATCGAGGACAGGCTTGCCTGTGTCGAGGCATTCGAGGACGGCGAACTCTTCCTGATGCTTCTCGACCAGATCGGCAAGCCGCAGCAAGGCGACTTTGCGATCGCGCGGAGCGAGATTGCGCCAACTGCCCTTGTTGAAGGCGGAGCGTGCAGCCGCAACGGCGCGATCCACGTCCTCACGGTCGGTTTCGGCGACCGAGGCAACGACCTTGCCGGTGGCCGGGTTGATTGTATCGAAGGACTTGCCGCTGGCGGAATCGACAAAGCGGCCATCGATGAACGCCTTCGTTTCCGGTCTAATGGTTTCGGCCAGCCGGGCGAGCTCTTGAGCGGTGGACGACATGCTTGTTCCTTTCTTCTTGATGATTCAGCGCGGTCAGGTGCCCTTGGCGTCGAGGAAGCGGCGCGCAATGAGGGTGAGCATGATCGATCCGATACCGATGCAGACGAATATGGCATTGACGGAGGGAGTGAAGCCGAACCGCATCTGGTTCCACACCCAGACCGGCAGCGTCGGCTGCGTTCCGGTCAGGAAGAGCGAGACCACCACCTCGTCCACCGACAGCGTGAAACCGAGCAACGCCCCACCGATGATCGAGCCGCGCACGAGTGGCAACACGACATGCCAAACCGTTTTGGCGTAGGACGCGCCGAGATCGGTCGATGCTTCGACCAAGGCAGGATCCAGCCGTCTGAGCCGGCTGAGCACCGTCAGCATGATGACCGGCATGACGAATGTGCAATGCCCGAGCACGACGCGCGGAATACCTGTCGGGATGCGAAGCAACTGGAAAGCAAGCACAAGCGTGATGCCTAGCACTACACCCGGTATGGCGACCGGCAGCGTCAGCAATTGCTCCGAAAGCTTCCCGAAGGAAAGCCTTGCATAGGCGAGCAGGATAGCAAATCCCGTTCCGGCGGCGATCGAGATCAACAGAACCAGAAGCCCGACATAGAGCGACCGGTTCAGCGCCGCAAGCAGCGCTGTGTTGCTCAGTACCTCCTGATACCAGCGGAACGTCATGCCGCTTAGCGGGAACACCTGCACCGTCGCGTCGTTGAAAGAGAATATCGCGATGATTGCGAGTGGCGCATAGAGAAAAAGATAGGGCAGACAGAACAGCGCAAAGGCGAGCCAACGGAATAAAATGTTGCCGGCACTCCTGGCGCCTGCCGGTACTGACAGCATCCCACCCGTCTCGCCGGTCAGGATACCGGGCACGCGCGCTGTCCTGAACATGATGGCGAGAACGACGGCGACCGTCACAAGCAGCATCAATGCGAGCGCCGCGCCATAGGGCCAGTTGCCGACAATGCCGAACTGCGAGGCGATGACCATTCCGAGCATCGTCCCATTCAGTCCGCCGACCATCGACGGCGTGATGTAGTCGCCGACCGCCATGAGGAAGGCGAGCGCCACGCCCACCGAAGTGCCGGGACGCGACAGC from Shinella zoogloeoides includes these protein-coding regions:
- a CDS encoding ABC transporter permease subunit; translation: MTDVALASRANPNTGSAVPAVLCGILARMSLYAWLALLVVLPNILLIGVSLLTSKNGVTNFDLTLQNFARAWESSGVWVLLWRTVATALLATAIATLIAYPMAYYAARILERGRFLSVMLVVIPLWISLLMRVFAWRVILGESGVLNAFLLRMGLISEPSSALLYNSFAVFLTFVYVSIPFIFVAAYSAIDRIPPSLTEAANDCGASGLRAFFTVVWPLSRPGTSVGVALAFLMAVGDYITPSMVGGLNGTMLGMVIASQFGIVGNWPYGAALALMLLVTVAVVLAIMFRTARVPGILTGETGGMLSVPAGARSAGNILFRWLAFALFCLPYLFLYAPLAIIAIFSFNDATVQVFPLSGMTFRWYQEVLSNTALLAALNRSLYVGLLVLLISIAAGTGFAILLAYARLSFGKLSEQLLTLPVAIPGVVLGITLVLAFQLLRIPTGIPRVVLGHCTFVMPVIMLTVLSRLRRLDPALVEASTDLGASYAKTVWHVVLPLVRGSIIGGALLGFTLSVDEVVVSLFLTGTQPTLPVWVWNQMRFGFTPSVNAIFVCIGIGSIMLTLIARRFLDAKGT